In the genome of Clostridia bacterium, the window TACCGCCTCCCATGCTGCCGCCGAACACAGCCTACGACCTGTCTCTGCAACATCCTCGCTGCGTCTTTCAATTGATGAAGCAACACTTCTCCCGATACACGCCCGAGATGGTGGAGCGCATCACGGGAATTCCTAAAGATCAATTCATCAAGGCCGCAGACACGTTCACCTCCATTCGCAAGGACGGTGACATGAAGAAAGTCGGCACCATCATCTACGCCGTCGGATGGACGCAACATACGTTCGGCACGCAAATCATCCGCACGGCTGCCATGGTGCAATTGCTGCTAGGCAACGTGGGGCGAGCGGGCGGTGGCGTGAATGCATTGCGCGGTCACTCGAACATTCAGGGCGCAACCGACATGGCCGGTATCTTCGACATTTTGCCGGGATACCTGAAGATGCCGGTACCGGCCGATGTCGACCTGAAAACGTATCTGGCTCGCTCGACGCCAAAGAGCGCGAAACCGAAGGAGTGGGATTCGCTCAACTACTGGTCGAACACCCCTGCATTCACGGTCTCTTTGCTGAAAGCGCTTTACGGCGACAAGGCCACGAAGGAGAACGACTATAACTTCCATTGGCTTCCCAAGATCGACCGCAAGTACTCATGGGTCGAGATTTGGGACGACATGTACAAGGGCAAGATCAAGGGCATGGTGTCGTTCGGCATGAACGGCGTGATGATTGGGCCCGATTCTCAGAAAAATATCGATGCATTAAAGAAGGCAGACTTTCTCGTCGTCTGCGAAATCTATCCTGACGAGACCAGCGAATTCTGGCGTTCTCCAGGAATCTCCGCCGAGGAGATGAAGAAGATCAATACGACCGTGTACCGGTTGCCCGGTGCGGGGTTCGCGGAAAAGGACGGAACGTTCGTCAACTCCGCACGGTGGCTGCAATGGAAAAACGTGGCGGTGTCTCCGCCGGGTGAGTGCAAAGTCGACCAGGAAATCCTGGCCCGGATCTTCCTCAAAATCCGCGAGAAGTATGAAAAGCAAGGCGGAAAATTTCCTGACCCGATCCTTGGGCTGGCGTGGAATTACACGAATGCGTTCAATCCGTCGCTTAGCGAAGTGGCGAAAGAGATCAATGGCAAAGCGCTTGCGGATGTGACCGACGAGAAGACGAAGACGACGATCAAAGCCGGCCAGCAGTTGCCGGGCTTTGGATTCCTGCGCGATGACGGGTCCACCCTGTCCGGCAACTGGCTCTATTGCGGATCGTGGACCGAAGCCGGCGCCCAGACTCAGCGGCGCGGGACAGACGATCCATCGGGGCTTGGTATCTATCCGAACTGGGCGTGGGCGTGGCCGATGAATCGGCGCGTACTGTACAACCGTGCTTCCTGCGACTTGAACGGCAAGCCTTGGGATTCGGAGCGACGCCAGGTCTGGTGGAGCGAAGCTCAACAGAAGTGGCTAGGCAACGACGTTCCCGATTTCAAGGTTGATTCAAACCCGAAGGATCACATGGGACCGTACATCATGAATCCCGAGGGTGTTGGTCGCCTCTTCGTGCCGCTCGGTGCTATGGCTGACGGGCCTTTCCCTGAGCACTACGAACCCATCGAGAGCCCGGTGGAGAACCCGCTTCACCCGAAGCAGTCCAACAATCCAGTCGTCAAGAAGTTCAAGACCGACATGGACAAGTACGGGACCGTGAATGATGGATTCAACATTATCTGTACCACGTACCGCCTGACTGAGCACTATCACTACTGGACCAAGAACAATCCCATGACTGTGCAGCTTGTTCCCGAGCCTTTCGTCGAGATCCCAGCGGAACTTGCGAACCAAATGGGCCTGCGAGGCGGCGAGAAGGTCAAGGTGACGAGTGCGCGTGCGCATTATCTCGCGCGCGCCATGGTGACGAAACGCATCAGGCCGATGATGGTCGACGGCAAAAAGCTTTACCAGATCGGAATCCCGATCCACTGGGGTTACCGAGGCATCGCAGAAGACAGGGGCAACACATCGTTGACGCCGGTAAACCTTCTTTCGCCAACTGTCATCGACCCGAATGCGTACACGCCTGAGTTCAAGGGATTCCTCGTGAAGCTCGAAAGAGCATGAAGGAGGCTCGAGATGAGTGATCGCAAGGTCCTGCAGATTCAACAGATCTCGGGCCACCCCGGTCCAATTCCCGGCCTTGGCACGCAACGCGAACCGGTGGTCTGCAAGCTTATTGACACGACAACCTGCATCGGCTGCAAGGCGTGTGAAGTAGCGTGTGTCGAATGGAACGACATGCCATTCCAGGAAACGACCTTCGACAACACGTACCAGACCATGCCGGACACAACCTGGAACTTCTGGAACCTGATCAAGTTCAACGAGCACGAAACAGAAGATGGAGCAGTCCAGTGGCTCATGCGTAAGCACCAGTGCATGCACTGCGCGGATCCCGGATGTCTGCGGGCGTGTCCCGCCGATGGCGCCATTGTGCAATACACGAATGGCATCGTCGATTTTCAGCAGCAGTATTGCATCGGTTGCCAGTTCTGCGTATCGGGCTGTCCTTTCAATGTGCCCAAGTTCAACAACTCCACGAAGAAGGTTTACAAATGCACGCTCTGCTCGGACCGCGTTGGGCAGGGGCTGGAACCGGCTTGCATCAAGGCATGTCCTACCGGGTGCCTCCACTTTGGCACGAAGGAGGACATGAAGGCTCTAGCCGAAACTCGGGTTCAGCAATTGCAGGAGCACTCCGGGTTCAAAGACGCCGGCGTTTACGACCCTGAGACCATCGGCGGGACATCGGTGATTTATGTGCTCCACGATGCAAAAAATCCCGAGATGTACGGTGGCCTGCCTGCAAAGCCGCGCATTCCGCCAAGCTTTACGGTCTGGAAGGACATCTTCAAACCTTTGGGACTGTTTGCGTCCATGATGGGACTTGTCGGCGTAGTGCTCCATTACGTCACGCAGGGTCCACGGCGGGTTCAGCCGCAGCCGCCGGTGAAATACGAAGAGGGCGGTATCGAGTCGAAGAAGGGAGAATGAGAATGGCGACACGAGCCGAGCACTTCGACCGCAGACCCAGGCCCAGTAATCCAATCGACCAGATCGGACGTACCGTAGTTTACGAAGGCGAACTGATGCGCCACCGGGCCTACACGCGCTTCCTTCACTGGTCGTATGGAATTTTCTTCTTCCTCGCGCTGCTCTCCGGATTCGGTATCTACCTGCCTTGGATCTTCGCCTGGTTCACTCCGTTGTTCGGTGGCGGAGCCATGACGCGATTGTTGCATCCATGGTTTGGACTGGGGTTCGTGTTCTTCTTTGGCCTGCAGGTGCTGAACTGGACCTCGCTCATGAATTGGAAACCGAGCGACAGTAAATGGATGGGACGGATCAGAGACTATGTGACGCACCGGGAAACCATGGAATCGGAAGACGTCGGCTTTTTCAACGCAGGACAGAAGTTAATGTTCTGGGAGATTGTGATCGGCAGTGCCGTATATCTCATTACCGGCGTCATCATGTGGTTCCCAGCGACCTTCGGACGGGCGCTGGTCTCGATCAGTTACGTCCTCCACGATATCTCGGCGCTGATCATGCTCGCCGGTATTTTTGTGCACATCTACCTGAGCACCTTCGGAGAACCCGGAACGATTCAGGCAATGACACGAGGGACCGTGAGCGAAGCATGGGCGTGGACGCATCATCCAGGCTGGTATCGCCAACTCACCGGGCGGGATCCCTACCAATCAGTGGAAGACGCTCGAGAACGGTTGCAAGAGGAGCCACCGCAAACAGATCCTACGAAGGCGTTGTAAAGCTCGGGATGAAAAGAGTTTTCCTTGCTTTTGTGCAGGGAAGTGTCAGCGCGCTAATTCCTCCCAGTCCTCTCGCAGCAGGGCGTTCGCATTAGGGCGCTGCGTTCCGAATACGGTCACACCTCTGGCCCGACCGCGGTCTGCCGCGCAGAATTAGTGTGCACTTGCCGAAGCCGCAACGGGCCACCGCTTCTGCATTTCTGCGATGACGGAAAAGCGTATGTCGCGATGCTGCACGATCTTGGAGACCTCCGGATTGTCGCGTGTCAGGAATTCCATCCCACGCTCGCCACCTGTCAGTAGGAAATCCGTTGTTGCGATGCGGTACGTGCGCGACATCTCCAGCGGTTGATTATTCAGAAGCCAACCTGCGCCATCGGCAGTGCGCGAAAGATTCGCCATTTGCAGCCACCCGCCTTTTCCGTGGTTCGCCGTTCCGGCATTCAAGACGCGCTCCAGCAGGCTGCCCTTCATGTCGACCGAGACAATCTTTCCTCCGAAGGGAAGAATGCGGATGATGTCGTACTGTGTTACTGCGCCGGGCAGCAACTCGTCGTCGATGCGAATGGAGCCGGAGTTATAGAACGACGCGATTGCATCCGGAACCTCGTGCAGCACGGCTTCTGCGATCAACTCAGTGAGCTTCGTGCTGGTGGTGCGCACGCTCGCTTCCTTGCCGTCGAGCACTTCGGTGCTCTGGGCGACAACCTGCGTGGGCTCGAAGCCGCTCTTTCGAAATGCATCGAAGGCTCGCGTAACCCATTCACTCACGAGCTTTGCCATCGCGGGGTCCTCTGCAATTTCGGAGTTCATGCGGCGCACGCTGGACTCGATTGCCAGGTGATGCGAATCGGTATCGTAGGCGAGATCGTGGATGTACGCGCTGCGGACATTCGCGTCGGCCTTGTAAATGGGTGTGAAGTCGGCTCCGCGATAGATGCGGATATTTTCGTGTTCGTGTCCGCCCATAATCATGTCGATCTCGGGCACCGTCTTGGCAAGCTGCTGGTCCTGCTCGATGCTGAGGTGCGTGAGTGCGAGCAACACGTCCACTTGCGGACGCAGCGCCTTAGCCTGCTCACTCGCTGTCTTCACTGCATCGAGATACTTAACCCATGGTTTCTGCGTCTGGTCGATAGTGACGCCGATCATGCCAACACGCACCTTCGCCCCTTTAGCTCCTGTGACGGAGAAAACGGCCTTCCGCGGGACTCCTTCAAAGGGTTGGCCCTGTGCGTTGAGGACGTTGCCTGAAATCCACGTTGTCTTCGACTCATGAAGCCGAGCCTTGAAATCCGCTTCAGAGATATCGAATTCATGATTGCCGAAGGTAGCGTAGTCGAGCCCCAGGGCGTTCAGGATTGAGACCGCCTGTTTTCCGGCGAGCGGCTTGCCATCGATGATGGCGGTGCCGAGCGCCGATGGGCTGAAGGCATCGCCAGCGAGGAACACGTAGGTGTTCGGACTGCGCGAAGCGGTCATCTTCCGCAGCGTCGCGAGCCGAGCCATGCCGCCCTCCCTGTCACCCGCAACGGGAGTGAGTTCGTGGACGTCGCTGATGTGAACGATGGTGAAGCGAACCTCTTCGGCGGCAACCGAGATGCTGGCGAGCAAAAGTGCAAGGCACAACGCAAAGCGCTTGAACGGCTTCATGAATGGCTCCCATCCTGCAATTATCAAATCTCGCGATGCGGCACGGCGTGGTCATTCTACTTGAGCGACGAAGCAAAGCGGAGCTGTTAAAACGCGCAAGGCGGCAGAGCGCCGATACCAGCCGGGCGTTCGTGCACCGGGCGACACGGCAGGCAGGCTATGCTGGGGAGCTGCGAATCAGGGATCCGGGAGAATCCATTAACACCAAAGCGCGTCACAGGTGGCGCGCTTTGATGCAATCCAGTTACTTACTGCGCGTTTGCCGCCAGTGCCTGCTGTCGATACCACTCAATGGTGTGCAACAAGCCTTCGCGGAGGTTCGTCTTTGCTGAATATCCAAACTGCTTCGCGGCCAGGCTCACGTCTGCGAGCGAGTGCTTGATATCGCCGTTGCGTTCTTCCTCGTATTTCGCGTTGCCATTGTAGCCGGTCAATTCGCGCATCACGGCGAACATCTCGTTCAGCGTGATCCGCTGACCCGTGGCAACGTTGAAGACGCGCCCAGAAACCTGCGCCGCTGGGGCGTGGCACGCAGTCAGGTTCGCCTCGACTACGTTGTCGATATAAGTGAAATCGCGACTCTGTTCTCCGTCGCCGAAGATGGTGGGCTGCTCGCCCCGCAACATGAGCATGGCAAACTTGGCGATCACGCCGGAGTACATCGAAGTGGGATCCTGATGCGGTCCGAAGACGTTGAAATAGCGAAGCGTGACCGTCTCCAGCCCATAAACCCGCGTGAACGATTTCATGTATAGCTCGCCAGCGAGTTTTGAAACTGCATAGGGCGAGATCGCTTCCGGAAGCATGTCTTCGCGTTTGGGCAACGCCGGCGTGTCGCCGTAAGCCGAAGACGATCCCGCGTACGTTACGCGCTTGACGCCAGCATCGCGAGCCGCGACCAGCAACTCGATCGTGCCGTTTACGTTCGCGTTGTTGCTCTCGATCGGATCGAGAACGGAGCGTGGTACGGAGGGTATCGCCGCCTCGTGGAAGACGTACTCCACATCTTTGCATGCCGCTGCGATGACGGCGCCGTCCGTGATGTCTCCCTCGCGGAAATCAAGTCCGTTCAGGCGGGTCAGATTCTCGCGGAATCCCGTCGAAAAATTGTCGATGCCGCGAACGCGTTCGCCTCTGTCAAGCAGAGCCCGCGCGATCGACGACCCGATAAAACCTGCAACTCCAGTAACCAGGTAGAGTGCCATATTGTCTCAGGACCTCACAATTTTCGACGAACTTATGCCCTTGGTCGCGTTCCGTGTATCCACCACGATCTGCGATTCCGCAACGATGCGAGCATAGTCGTAGTCGGAATGGTCGGTCACGATCACCACGCAGTCGTATTGTCCAAGGTTGCCGAGCGGTGTGCATTCCATGTGCAGATCGTACTTGCGACCCTTGCCGACGAACGGAAAATACGGATCGTTATAGCTGACTTCAGCGCCTTCGTGCTGCAGCAGTTCGATAATGGTCAAGGCCGGCGACTCGCGAAGGTCGTCGATATCCTTCTTGTATGCCACGCCAAGCACCAGAACCTTGGAACCGTTAAGCGCTTTCTTGTGCTTGTTCAGCGCGGTCGCGATGGAAGCCACGACATGATATGGCATTCCGGTATTCACTTCACCGGCCAGCTCGATGAACCGCGTTTGGAAATCGAATTCCTTCGCTTTCCACGACAGGTAATAGGGGTCGACAGGGATGCAGTGTCCGCCGAGGCCAGGGCCGGGGTAGAACGGATGAAAGCCGAATGGCTTGGTTTTCGCCGCCTCGATGACTTCCCATATGTCGATGCCCATTCGCAGACAAAGCAGCTTGAGTTCATTCACCATTGCGATGTTCACGCAACGGTAGATGTTTTCCAGCAACTTGGTCATCTCCGCCGTAGCGGGCGAAGACACCGGCACGGTACGGTTGAAGATGGAGTTGTAGAGCCTGCACGCGATTTCGGAAGCCACCGGCCCGACTCCGCCGATAACCTTTGGAATGTCGCAACGGGCCACCGTGTCGTTGCCGGGGTCCTCACGCTCGGGTGAAAACGCAACCCAGAACCCGTCCTCGTCTGCCGTGCGAGCAACCTTCAGCCCATGCCTGTTCAACTTCTCCAGGAGGGGCACCACCACCTCATCGGTTGTGCCGGGGTAGGTCGTGCTTTCCAGCACAATCATCTGTCCGGCGCGGATGTGGGGCGCAATCGCCTCTACGGTCGCAACGATGTAGCTCATGTCCGGCTCGCGATATTCGTTCAGCGGTGTAGGCACGCAGATGATTACCGCATCCATCTCCGTGATGCGCGAGTAATCGGACGTGGCATTGAAGCCGTTCTTTTGTGCGGCATTGATTTCCGTTGGCGTGATGCGAACGATGTAGGAATTTCCGCTTGCGAGCGTCGCCACCTTCTTGTCGTCGATGTCGAAACCCGTGACGGGGAACTTCTGCTCGCTGTACAGCAACGCGAGCGGCAGCCCGACGTATCCCAATCCTATGATGCCCAACTTCGCCGCGCGGGCGTCGATTTTTGCCAGCAGGCTGGTGAACGCTGTGTTCTGGACGGCAATAGGACTGGAAGGCGCAGACGATGACATACGAGAATCCTCGCCCGAGGTGGGCTGTTGAAGGTGCTATGAACTGCTTCACTACGAGTTTCCCGAACAACTCGCCCAGTTTACGTTCTGAGCTCGCGGATGGGACGAATTCTATAACGTGGTCTGGGCTGTGCGTCGAGCGAGCAGATCCTGCCGCTCCAGCCGTTCCCGAACAAAGGCAATGACGGAGGCAATGATCTCATCCAGTGACCGTGTCGGGTTGAACCCGACCCACTCGCGCGCCTTGCTGATGTCTGGAACGCGCCGTGCCATATC includes:
- a CDS encoding nucleotide sugar dehydrogenase — encoded protein: MSSSAPSSPIAVQNTAFTSLLAKIDARAAKLGIIGLGYVGLPLALLYSEQKFPVTGFDIDDKKVATLASGNSYIVRITPTEINAAQKNGFNATSDYSRITEMDAVIICVPTPLNEYREPDMSYIVATVEAIAPHIRAGQMIVLESTTYPGTTDEVVVPLLEKLNRHGLKVARTADEDGFWVAFSPEREDPGNDTVARCDIPKVIGGVGPVASEIACRLYNSIFNRTVPVSSPATAEMTKLLENIYRCVNIAMVNELKLLCLRMGIDIWEVIEAAKTKPFGFHPFYPGPGLGGHCIPVDPYYLSWKAKEFDFQTRFIELAGEVNTGMPYHVVASIATALNKHKKALNGSKVLVLGVAYKKDIDDLRESPALTIIELLQHEGAEVSYNDPYFPFVGKGRKYDLHMECTPLGNLGQYDCVVIVTDHSDYDYARIVAESQIVVDTRNATKGISSSKIVRS
- the fdnG gene encoding formate dehydrogenase-N subunit alpha — protein: PPPMLPPNTAYDLSLQHPRCVFQLMKQHFSRYTPEMVERITGIPKDQFIKAADTFTSIRKDGDMKKVGTIIYAVGWTQHTFGTQIIRTAAMVQLLLGNVGRAGGGVNALRGHSNIQGATDMAGIFDILPGYLKMPVPADVDLKTYLARSTPKSAKPKEWDSLNYWSNTPAFTVSLLKALYGDKATKENDYNFHWLPKIDRKYSWVEIWDDMYKGKIKGMVSFGMNGVMIGPDSQKNIDALKKADFLVVCEIYPDETSEFWRSPGISAEEMKKINTTVYRLPGAGFAEKDGTFVNSARWLQWKNVAVSPPGECKVDQEILARIFLKIREKYEKQGGKFPDPILGLAWNYTNAFNPSLSEVAKEINGKALADVTDEKTKTTIKAGQQLPGFGFLRDDGSTLSGNWLYCGSWTEAGAQTQRRGTDDPSGLGIYPNWAWAWPMNRRVLYNRASCDLNGKPWDSERRQVWWSEAQQKWLGNDVPDFKVDSNPKDHMGPYIMNPEGVGRLFVPLGAMADGPFPEHYEPIESPVENPLHPKQSNNPVVKKFKTDMDKYGTVNDGFNIICTTYRLTEHYHYWTKNNPMTVQLVPEPFVEIPAELANQMGLRGGEKVKVTSARAHYLARAMVTKRIRPMMVDGKKLYQIGIPIHWGYRGIAEDRGNTSLTPVNLLSPTVIDPNAYTPEFKGFLVKLERA
- a CDS encoding SDR family oxidoreductase, with translation MALYLVTGVAGFIGSSIARALLDRGERVRGIDNFSTGFRENLTRLNGLDFREGDITDGAVIAAACKDVEYVFHEAAIPSVPRSVLDPIESNNANVNGTIELLVAARDAGVKRVTYAGSSSAYGDTPALPKREDMLPEAISPYAVSKLAGELYMKSFTRVYGLETVTLRYFNVFGPHQDPTSMYSGVIAKFAMLMLRGEQPTIFGDGEQSRDFTYIDNVVEANLTACHAPAAQVSGRVFNVATGQRITLNEMFAVMRELTGYNGNAKYEEERNGDIKHSLADVSLAAKQFGYSAKTNLREGLLHTIEWYRQQALAANAQ
- a CDS encoding bifunctional metallophosphatase/5'-nucleotidase — encoded protein: MKPFKRFALCLALLLASISVAAEEVRFTIVHISDVHELTPVAGDREGGMARLATLRKMTASRSPNTYVFLAGDAFSPSALGTAIIDGKPLAGKQAVSILNALGLDYATFGNHEFDISEADFKARLHESKTTWISGNVLNAQGQPFEGVPRKAVFSVTGAKGAKVRVGMIGVTIDQTQKPWVKYLDAVKTASEQAKALRPQVDVLLALTHLSIEQDQQLAKTVPEIDMIMGGHEHENIRIYRGADFTPIYKADANVRSAYIHDLAYDTDSHHLAIESSVRRMNSEIAEDPAMAKLVSEWVTRAFDAFRKSGFEPTQVVAQSTEVLDGKEASVRTTSTKLTELIAEAVLHEVPDAIASFYNSGSIRIDDELLPGAVTQYDIIRILPFGGKIVSVDMKGSLLERVLNAGTANHGKGGWLQMANLSRTADGAGWLLNNQPLEMSRTYRIATTDFLLTGGERGMEFLTRDNPEVSKIVQHRDIRFSVIAEMQKRWPVAASASAH
- the fdxH gene encoding formate dehydrogenase subunit beta → MSDRKVLQIQQISGHPGPIPGLGTQREPVVCKLIDTTTCIGCKACEVACVEWNDMPFQETTFDNTYQTMPDTTWNFWNLIKFNEHETEDGAVQWLMRKHQCMHCADPGCLRACPADGAIVQYTNGIVDFQQQYCIGCQFCVSGCPFNVPKFNNSTKKVYKCTLCSDRVGQGLEPACIKACPTGCLHFGTKEDMKALAETRVQQLQEHSGFKDAGVYDPETIGGTSVIYVLHDAKNPEMYGGLPAKPRIPPSFTVWKDIFKPLGLFASMMGLVGVVLHYVTQGPRRVQPQPPVKYEEGGIESKKGE
- a CDS encoding formate dehydrogenase subunit gamma, yielding MATRAEHFDRRPRPSNPIDQIGRTVVYEGELMRHRAYTRFLHWSYGIFFFLALLSGFGIYLPWIFAWFTPLFGGGAMTRLLHPWFGLGFVFFFGLQVLNWTSLMNWKPSDSKWMGRIRDYVTHRETMESEDVGFFNAGQKLMFWEIVIGSAVYLITGVIMWFPATFGRALVSISYVLHDISALIMLAGIFVHIYLSTFGEPGTIQAMTRGTVSEAWAWTHHPGWYRQLTGRDPYQSVEDARERLQEEPPQTDPTKAL